The Triplophysa rosa linkage group LG15, Trosa_1v2, whole genome shotgun sequence genome has a segment encoding these proteins:
- the thbs1b gene encoding thrombospondin-1: MKSTVIFLLLMLWTCESARVAESRDDNSVYDLFELVQVPRKNHGVTLVKGDDPYSPAYKILNPDLIPPVPERTFRDLIDSIHAERGFLFLANFKQFKRTRGSILTVEKNDGSGPVFEIVSNGKANTLDIVYSTENKQQVVSIEEADLSVGHWKNITLFVQEDRVQFYVGCEEVNTAELDASIQTILTQEIPGVASLRVGKGAVKDKFMGVLQNVRFVFGTTLEAILRNKGCQSSTHMTNIITLENPINGSSPAIRTDYTGHKTKDLQMICGFSCDDLASMFKELKGLGVVVQELSNELRKVTDKNNMLMNRIGVHNGVCLHNGIMHKNKDEWTVDDCTECTCQNSATVCRKISCPLIPCANATVPDGECCPRCGTPSDSAEDGWSPWSEWTHCSVSCGRGIQQRGRSCDRINNNCEGTSVQTRDCYLQECDKRFKQDGSWSHWSPWSSCSVTCGVGVITRIRLCNSPTPQMEGKDCQGEGRQTERCEKSPCPINGGWGPWSPWDACSTTCGGGVQSRKRLCNNPAPKYGGKECVGDAKSTQLCNKQVCPIDGCLSNPCFAGAQCTSFPDGSWKCGKCPTGYTGNGIDCKDINECEKVPDACFEFNGVHRCENTVPGYNCLPCPTRYTGPQPFGRGVEDATSKKQVCTPRNPCLDGSHDCNKNARCNYLGHFADPMYRCECRPGFAGNGHICGEDTDLDGWPNADLVCVENATYHCKKDNCPNLPNSGQEDYDKDGIGDACDNDDDDDGITDDRDNCPLVFNPRQYDYDRDDVGDRCDNCPYNSNPDQTDTDNNGEGDACAVDIDGDGILNENDNCPYLYNVDQKDTDMDGVGDQCDNCPLEHNPDQLDSDSDRVGDKCDSNQDIDEDGHQNNLDNCPYIPNANQADHDKDGKGDACDYDDDNDGIPDEKDNCRLVPNSDQVDSDGDGRGDACKDDFDDDSVPDIYDVCPENFDISETDFRKFQMVPLDPKGTSQIDPNWVVRHQGKELVQTVNCDPGIAVGFDEFNSVDFSGTFFINTDRDDDYAGFVFGYQSSSRFYVVMWKQITQTYWSHTPTKAQGYSGLSIKVVNSTTGPGEHLRNALWHTGDTSGQVRTLWHDPKNVGWKDFTAYRWHLTHRPRTGHMRVVMYEGKKIMADSGRIYDKTYAGGRLGLFVFSQEMVYFSDLKYECRDM, translated from the exons ATGAAGTCAACGGTGATCTTTTTGCTATTGATGCTTTGGACCTGCGAGAGCGCGAGAGTCGCAG AAAGTAGAGACGACAACAGCGTTTACGACCTGTTCGAGCTCGTTCAAGTGCCCCGGAAAAACCACGGGGTCACTCTGGTAAAAGGCGACGACCCCTACAGTCCCGCCTACAAGATCCTGAACCCCGACCTGATCCCCCCGGTTCCCGAGAGAACCTTCAGGGACCTTATCGATTCCATTCACGCGGAGAGGGGATTCCTGTTCCTGGCCAATTTTAAACAGTTCAAGAGGACGAGGGGAAGCATCCTGACCGTGGAGAAGAATGATGGATCCGGACCCGTATTCGAGATCGTCTCCAACGGGAAGGCAAACACCCTGGACATCGTTTACTCCACCGAGAACAAACAACAGGTGGTGTCCATTGAGGAAGCGGATTTGTCTGTGGGACACTGGAAAAACATCACTCTTTTCGTGCAAGAGGACAGGGTTCAATTTTACGTGGGATGCGAGGAGGTGAATACGGCGGAGCTTGACGCTTCTATCCAGACAATCCTCACTCAGGAGATCCCAGGTGTGGCGAGCTTAAGGGTCGGCAAGGGCGCTGTGAAGGACAAGTTTATG gGTGTGCTGCAAAACGTGCGCTTTGTTTTCGGAACGACACTGGAGGCGATTCTGAGGAATAAAGGATGCCAAAGCT CCACACATATGACAAATATCATCACCCTTGAAAATCCCATAAATGGATCCAGTCCTGCCATCAGAACTGATTACactggacacaaaacaaaag ATCTGCAGATGATTTGTGGCTTTTCGTGTGACGATCTGGCCAGCATGTTCAAGGAACTCAAAGGTCTTGGTGTGGTGGTGCAAGAGCTGTCCAATGAACTCCGCAAAGTA ACCGATAAGAACAACATGCTCATGAACCGCATAGGAGTTCATAACGGTGTCTGTCTTCACAACGGAATTATGCACAAAAACAAGGACGAATGGACAGTAGATGACTGCACAGAGTGCACTTGCCAG AACTCTGCAACGGTGTGCCGGAAGATCTCGTGTCCCCTAATTCCATGTGCAAATGCCACGGTGCCTGATGGGGAGTGCTGCCCTCGATGTGGAACGC CGAGCGACTCCGCTGAGGATGGCTGGTCCCCCTGGTCTGAATGGACCCATTGTTCCGTGTCCTGTGGAAGGGGCATTCAGCAGCGCGGGCGCTCCTGTGACCGCATCAATAACAACTGCGAGGGCACGTCGGTGCAGACGAGAGACTGCTACCTTCAGGAGTGCGACAAGCGAT TTAAGCAAGATGGCAGCTGGAGTCATTGGTCACCATGGTCATCCTGCTCTGTTACCTGTGGGGTCGGCGTCATCACACGCATTCGTCTTTGTAACTCTCCAACGCCCCAGATGGAAGGCAAAGATTGCCAGGGCGAAGGCCGGCAAACAGAGAGGTGTGAGAAATCGCCATGTCCAA TCAATGGTGGTTGGGGACCATGGTCACCTTGGGATGCTTGTTCCACCACCTGTGGTGGTGGAGTCCAAAGCCGtaagcgtctttgcaataatcCAGCACCCAAGTATGGCGGTAAAGAATGCGTGGGAGATGCAAAGAGCACCCAGCTGTGCAACAAACAAGTCTGCCCGATTG ATGGATGTCTTTCGAATCCGTGCTTTGCTGGAGCCCAGTGCACAAGCTTCCCAGATGGATCCTGGAAGTGTGGAAAATGTCCCACAGGTTACACTGGAAATGGAATCGACTGCAAAGACATCAATGAG TGTGAAAAGGTTCCTGATGCTTGCTTTGAATTCAATGGAGTCCACCGGTGTGAGAACACAGTGCCCGGCTATAACTGCCTGCCATGCCCCACACGCTACACCGGCCCTCAGCCGTTTGGACGAGGAGTGGAGGACGCCACTTCTAAGAAACAG GTGTGCACACCCCGTAATCCCTGCCTCGACGGCAGCCATGACTGCAACAAGAATGCTCGCTGCAACTACCTGGGCCATTTCGCAGATCCCATGTACCGTTGTGAATGCAGACCTGGTTTTGCTGGAAATGGACACATCTGTGGGGAGGACACGGATCTTGACGGATGGCCTAATGCTGatcttgtgtgtgtggagaACGCCACCTATCACTGCAAGAAG gatAACTGTCCCAATCTTCCAAACTCTGGCCAAGAAGACTATGACAAGGATGGAATCGGCGACGCTTGTGATAATGACGACGACGACGATGGCATTACTGACGACAGG GACAACTGCCCGCTCGTCTTCAACCCAAGACAGTACGACTACGACCGCGACGATGTGGGAGATCGCTGTGATAACTGTCCATACAACAGCAACCCGGATCAGACTGACACTGACAACAATGGTGAAGGAGACGCCTGTGCTGTGGACATTGATGGAGATG GTATTTTGAATGAAAACGACAACTGCCCATATCTGTACAATGTAGACCAGAAAGACACAGATATGGATGGAGTGGGTGACCAGTGTGACAACTGCCCTCTGGAACACAACCCAGACCAG CTCGACTCTGACTCTGATCGTGTTGGAGATAAATGTGACAGCAATCAAGATATCGATGAAGACGGCCACCAAAACAACCTAGACAACTGCCCATACATTCCCAATGCAAACCAGGCCGATCACGACAAGGACGGTAAAGGTGACGCCTGCGACTACGATGATGATAACGACGGCATCCCTGATGAAAAAGACAACTGCAGACTGGTTCCCAATTCAGATCAAGTGGATTCTGATG GCGATGGCCGTGGAGATGCCTGTAAAGACGACTTTGACGACGACAGCGTCCCAGATATCTATGACGTCTGCCCAGAGAACTTTGACATTAGTGAGACAGACTTCCGCAAGTTCCAGATGGTACCTCTGGACCCCAAGGGCACTTCTCAGATCGACCCCAACTGGGTGGTCCGTCACCAGGGCAAGGAACTTGTTCAGACTGTCAATTGCGACCCCGGTATTGCTGTCG GTTTTGATGAGTTCAACTCGGTAGACTTCAGCGGAACCTTCTTCATCAACACAGACAGAGATGATGACTACGCTGGCTTTGTCTTCGGATACCAGTCCAGCTCTCGTTTCTACGTGGTTATGTGGAAGCAGATCACACAGACCTACTGGTCCCACACGCCTACCAAAGCACAGGGTTACTCAGGGCTGTCAATTAAAGTGGTTAACTCCACCACCGGGCCGGGCGAGCACCTGAGGAATGCTCTCTGGCACACTGGAGATACTTCAGGACAG GTACGCACTCTGTGGCACGACCCAAAGAATGTTGGATGGAAGGATTTCACTGCTTACAGATGGCACCTGACGCACAGACCAAGAACTGGACACATGAG AGTGGTCATGTATGAAGGCAAAAAAATCATGGCAGATTCCGGTAGAATTTATGACAAAACATACGCAGGAGGAAGACTGGGTCTATTTGTCTTCTCACAAGAGATGGTTTACTTCTCAGACCTCAAGTATGAATGCAGAG ATATGTAA